The following is a genomic window from Penaeus vannamei isolate JL-2024 chromosome 27, ASM4276789v1, whole genome shotgun sequence.
GTTAGACGCCGCTCGCACGCAATTAGGAAAGGATAATATTACACAATCGGATGTGAAAAATGCTTTGTCATCACAGCGTGTGTATACTCTTCACAGACATACTCGCAAAAAATTCCCGCGTCGCCAAACAATGGCTATAGGACCTCGCAAAATCTTAACGTGTGATCTGGCAGACATGCGAAACTTATCAAGACAAAACGATAAAACCAACTATTTGctcgtgtgtgtagatgtgtttaGTCGTTATATGCAAGTAAGACCCTTAAAGAGTAAAAACAAGACGGAGGTTGCGAGCGCACTAAAATCGGTGTTAAATACTGAGGATGCTAAAGGTTTAACTCACCTCTTCACCGATGCAGGGCGAGAGTTTGTAAATAATACAGTGAACGGCTTACTGCGCGAACATAAGATGCAGTGGTATACCACGCATTCGAAGGAAATAAAGGCTAGCATTGCAGAGAGACACATCAGAACCCTCAAggaacgcatatataaatatttaacctTAAAAGATACGCTGAGGTATATCGACGTTCTCCCGGATATTGTTTTAGCCTATAATGAGCGCGCGCACGCGGGTTTGAAAGGCGCCGCGCCACTGGACGTGCACCGCCATTACACGCGGGCGCAGTGTCAACGTCTCTTTCGACAAATGTATGCTCGTTCATTGAATGTGCATATAAAAAAGGACCTATCGCATGCTAGCAATCAGAATATAAAGGTTGGGGACACTGTGCGCATCGCAGCGCGCTCTCGTACCGACGCATTTCGCAAGGGATATGAAATACAAAATACGGAGGAGATATTTAAAATTCGACAGATTGACAATCGTCAGAACATAGTCGGGTATTATCTGGAAGATTTAAGCGGTGAAGAAGTCCAAGGTTTGTTTTATCGAGAGGAGCTCGTCCCGACATCACTGCCAAGTGTTTACCCGTACAAGATCCTGTCATCGAGGtggaacagaaataaaaagcagAGAGAATATCTTGTTCGCTGGATTGGATATCCCGACAAATTCAATTCATACATTACGATTGATGACATGCAGCCTGCACCATGACAAGGCAGCCCCTCACACCTCGATTTGTTGATGTGCTATCGTTTATCTGTTCACTAAAGCCAAAACGACGTTCCGGCTTTATATTACAGCTGGATAAACAGCAGATCAATTGCATTGCCGAAGTTTTTTCAAATTTCTTAAGGAAAAACTTAACCACGGAAAAAAGTATTATTAAGAAATTGAAACGATATCGGCAAGCTATCAAGGAAGTGTCTCTGAAGAAAACGtctctta
Proteins encoded in this region:
- the LOC113802891 gene encoding uncharacterized protein, with amino-acid sequence MQVLKDLYEDYTKPHSLGGIQALLDAARTQLGKDNITQSDVKNALSSQRVYTLHRHTRKKFPRRQTMAIGPRKILTCDLADMRNLSRQNDKTNYLLVCVDVFSRYMQVRPLKSKNKTEVASALKSVLNTEDAKGLTHLFTDAGREFVNNTVNGLLREHKMQWYTTHSKEIKASIAERHIRTLKERIYKYLTLKDTLRYIDVLPDIVLAYNERAHAGLKGAAPLDVHRHYTRAQCQRLFRQMYARSLNVHIKKDLSHASNQNIKVGDTVRIAARSRTDAFRKGYEIQNTEEIFKIRQIDNRQNIVGYYLEDLSGEEVQGLFYREELVPTSLPSVYPYKILSSRWNRNKKQREYLVRWIGYPDKFNSYITIDDMQPAP